GATAGGACAAATATTTGGATATGCCCCTTAGTGCAAGATCAGTCGTCATTATTGTTGGTCAGTTTCCTTGAAGGGTTTCATGCAAGAGAGGGTATCATTTTTTAATTGTCTCAACTTTTAAGAGTACAAACAGATGGCCTCAAAACTAACAGACACAAaactttgatttcatggggtttcATTAAAGAACAGTTTACAGAGATTACAGTATATTCATCTAGTCACGTGTGTCCAAACTGTCAACTGGTTCTGTTTATTACTTTCCCTCACATAAAACAGTAAAATTAGATCTGCAGTCTTTATCAGTCCATTTGAATACACCGTTCATCTTCTCTATGGCACCACAGTGGTGGGACATCTGATGTTCTGGTTGACTTCCTCCTTTCCAGTTGGTCCAGGGTCCCACATGAAGCCCATTGGACCAAATCCAGAATCCAAAGAGTCGACTCTGTCTAAGCCCCACCCACACTGGACCAGAAATATTCCTTCTTCTTAGTTCTCGCTCCGTTTCTATCTGATCATCCTCAGACTCGATGCGCAGGAGTCCAGAAGTATTCCAATTATTATCGCAGTAATCCAGAGCTTTCTCCCAGGACATCTTTTTCTCACTGACATGAATGTGACTTTCTGCCAGAAGAATATACACATCTAAAATTAGTTAAATAGTTTGCTTTTGTGAAGTATATGATGGGACCTTATTGAAATTCAATGCATTAGCTCTTGTTTCATCTTACTGTAGCATAGGGGAGGGTTAGAATCACCGTTGTTGTTATTCTTTGTCCACGTCCCTTTGAAAAATAGCTTTGTGAATTTTCCAATTTCTTTCTCTGAATATTTTCTGTAAGCAGACTTTCCTCCATCAAACCATTCCACATTGTCACTAAAGAGGCCGATCCAGAAAGGATTACTACTGCTTTTCCCTTTTTCTTTCACCTGATTATTCTCCGTCTCATCTCTGATAGTGACTAAATCAATGTGATTCTTTCTACAGAACAGCTGAGCGTCAAACCAGGTTTTGCTTTCATTGATTAACTTGTATTTGTTTGATGTTTGACTGGCATCTGTATGAATACAATAATATCCAATAAATATCAGATATGTATAAGAGTAAAACACAAAAAGATACAACTCCGAGATTATTACCTTGATCATAACACATGAAGTATTTTGGTGTGTTGTATTGGACAGATTCCCATTCTCCATCAGCTTTCATTGCAGCACAACAGATTTCCCCACAGTTCCCATTTAATTTGCTGAATGTGACTTCATCACCATTTGACCACTTGTAACTGCTGTTAGTTGCATTTCGGTGGGCACCAATCCAGGCACTAGATGACAATGGCAATTTGATCATTTTAGTTAGCTCCAGATTGTCTTGTTCATCATAAACTGTGACGAGGTCAGTGTAGTTTTGTTTGCAGATATCTCGAGCTTcatttagaatatattttttttcttctaagtGGAATGTTCTCAGTCGGTGTGAAGCATCTGAAAGAGGAAAAGCTGAGGAGAAATATTCTGATTTTATCAACAGATTCACATCTTGACTGGAAAAGTTTCACTTCTTTTGTGCGATTAATGATAAAAACCCAGCGGATAAATCTTCAGTCAtcacaatcaaacaaacacagtTTGAAGCTGAACGTAATGTCTAAATTGTGTTATAACTGTAAGTAATTATtacttataaaacattttattaaatcatttaatGAATGTAACCTTTGAGAAACATCTTTTTCAGTAGTGCTGCTATAAACCTGTTCtgagaaataaatcaaataaaattcttttgttttattttataaagctGCTCAGTAAAATTTGACACATGCAGAAGTAAACACTCACCCCATAGTAGGAGCAGCACATGTAGAAATGTCATAGTgatgcaaaataaacccagaatCTGTCAGTAAATGTTGTTTCTTATCGTCACACAGAGATGTTCACAATGTTTTGAGCCACTAGAGGAAAGAAAAActattatattcattataaacattaaatgtcaggaatcaTCTCAACTCTTTATGATGTTTGATGTCGGCTCACAGCACGTATATTTACAGACACACTTGCATTAATAATCTTTAACATCTTTTTTACTCTTTCTGCTCAAAtgcttgaaatgagttttgtaaaCACAAACACGCTGTACTTACATATACAGTTATTTACAGAAATATTGTGTCCACAATGTTTCATTTCAATTCTCTAATGATTCATTTTGATTATGATtatatgattatgattatgataTGATTGAAGTTCCTCTCGCACAGTAATAAATGTGCAATAAATCTGCctcctttttttgtttcattgttaATTGTTGATGCATTAAAATGCAACATTGAGATTTTGAAACACATCTGTCACATTAAGCAACTCTATCTGAAGGTTTAGTTGAAGAATTATGGGTCAAATCACCAAAAACTTATTTACAgatcattcattcatattttaaatgatatacatttcaatttaaatgaaataaaatatgatctgtattttttaaatacataaaatgatcATATCTGTCCTGTTTGGAGCGATATTAATGTGACTTTTGCATGTTTAAAGAATGACTCTAGTCACATTTATTGttgcaataataaaatattaattacacTCCCAAAGTGCTTTAATTCAAGTTTTACAGCATCAAGTGTTTGTTAATGTGATGTAAAACTGGAAACACGATTAGTTATTTCCTCTCACTGTGTTTGACTTTTAATTCAATATAATTGTAAATGAGTAGTTGATATGAAATCTAAAACTAATATTCACAGATTTTTGCTAATTGGTTCATAATTATTGTTTATGCAGTTTTTAACTGAGACAACGCTGAATATTTGTACTGataaaaatgcatgtaaatacaaataaattatacatcAACTATCCTATTAATCATtatgaataaatattattattattattattattataggatcATTTACAAGACTTCATTATGACatgattacatttataaatactttctgtgaacattcaaaatgtatttcaaattgtatatttaatatacaatatttaatataaaacttttttcgagtaattttaaacaatattatttatttctttatattaaactattttgtATGTAATTGTGTTCTAGTGCATATGATacagaaattatataaaatttaaCATGATATATCCAAAAAGTCCACAATTAAATCTAATATAATTCCAACAATATTATGATGATTTTAGTTTATAAAGAATTGCATTAACAAACAGATAAGCAAATGCAAACAGATTCATACGATGACATTTTGTGTAAGCATCTAATTTACTCTGATTAAAGGGCAAAAGCTGATCAGCAGAAGACAGACAATAAAGCAACTGAAGTCTTACCTGGTGAGCAGGTGATCTTATGATCATTTGATAGTGCGCTGAAGGAAATATAAGTCTTAATTCAATGATGTCATCGTTTTATTATGGACATGTGCTGACAGGCAAATAGCTTGATTGCGACAACCGTTACATGCATCATCTCTGAGGGTCAATAAAAAATGATGAAAATGAGAAATCTTGTACACACGTGTCAAGTGCTCAGAAGTGCAATTGCTCATGATAGTTTCATACATTTATACAAGTGCGTTCATACTTTTATCCCACATTTTTCCCAACTTTTATCCCAATTTAGAGGAACGGTTCTGTGTGTTTACTTGAATTTGATTTAGATGCAGATATGGAGCTCATGTGATTGATGTGTGATTTCTATTACAACATGAGCACTGATCgcattttaaaatcaacatgaattgTGATGCATGTAAAAACAATACAACATTTAGAGTCATGTGACCACATTGAGTCATATGAACATGTGCTCTAGTTTCTGAATCTGTCCCGTTTCAATGACCAAATCTCCCTGACGCTATCGctgttatatattaaataaactctGGGAACAAGCTATGAATGTATCTTTAAACAGCAATAATGCAAACCTTTAAATACTAGATGAATTCCTCAATTGAGGATTTGTAACGTTCAACTAGGATTAAAAGTGAGTTTAGAGATGCAGGTGGAGATACCTGAGAAAGGATATTAATGTTTGactcacactgtatgtttatgCAAATCCTGATAAGAGGGAATGAAAGGAGAGTCTGAGCATCAGGAGGAAGGAACATTTTGGGGTCAATACGATGCAACTGCAGATTTGAATTTATTCGTTTATATTGATTAATGctgattaaacatgaaaatattcCTTCTTTGAAGCTCTCGCTCGACTGACCGTCAGATTGGACACAAAACATGAAATTACTTGAGAAAATGGCAAACTTCAATCAGATTGCATTGTAACGTCCAGATGGGTGCACCGGTTTTATGAGTCTGCTGGGGAATAAAACTGTGTATGAGTTGTTATTATGAGTGCTTGCAAAAGCAAAATGAAGAATAATTTTTCtattaagtaataataataatatttcttgAATTCTTTAGAATGGCGCTGTTGGATTTGTCCATGGAAAAGCCAAACCTGTTTATTCGACATATGTTTCGTCCCACTGTAACCCCCTGAGCAC
This sequence is a window from Xyrauchen texanus isolate HMW12.3.18 chromosome 45, RBS_HiC_50CHRs, whole genome shotgun sequence. Protein-coding genes within it:
- the LOC127637194 gene encoding lymphocyte antigen 75-like isoform X5, with translation MGAWIGAHRNATNSSYKWSNGDEVTFSKLNGNCGEICCAAMKADGEWESVQYNTPKYFMCYDQDASQTSNKYKLINESKTWFDAQLFCRKNHIDLVTIRDETENNQVKEKGKSSSNPFWIGLFSDNVEWFDGGKSAYRKYSEKEIGKFTKLFFKGTWTKNNNNGDSNPPLCYNVYILLAESHIHVSEKKMSWEKALDYCDNNWNTSGLLRIESEDDQIETERELRRRNISGPVWVGLRQSRLFGFWIWSNGLHVGPWTNWKGGSQPEHQMSHHCGAIEKMNGVFKWTDKDCRSNFTVLCEGK
- the LOC127637194 gene encoding lymphocyte antigen 75-like isoform X6, with protein sequence MENGNLSNTTQQNTSCVMIKVIISELYLFVFYSYTYLIFIGYYCIHTDASQTSNKYKLINESKTWFDAQLFCRKNHIDLVTIRDETENNQVKEKGKSSSNPFWIGLFSDNVEWFDGGKSAYRKYSEKEIGKFTKLFFKGTWTKNNNNGDSNPPLCYNVYILLAESHIHVSEKKMSWEKALDYCDNNWNTSGLLRIESEDDQIETERELRRRNISGPVWVGLRQSRLFGFWIWSNGLHVGPWTNWKGGSQPEHQMSHHCGAIEKMNGVFKWTDKDCRSNFTVLCEGK
- the LOC127637194 gene encoding lymphocyte antigen 75-like isoform X4, whose translation is MNLSTAQSYCKSHFTNLVTIYDQKGNAELDKTACPTGAWIGAYTSIGTNKWSNGDEVTFSKLKGNCEEICCAAMKADGEWESVQYNTPKYFMCYDQDASQTSNKYKLINESKTWFDAQLFCRKNHIDLVTIRDETENNQVKEKGKSSSNPFWIGLFSDNVEWFDGGKSAYRKYSEKEIGKFTKLFFKGTWTKNNNNGDSNPPLCYNVYILLAESHIHVSEKKMSWEKALDYCDNNWNTSGLLRIESEDDQIETERELRRRNISGPVWVGLRQSRLFGFWIWSNGLHVGPWTNWKGGSQPEHQMSHHCGAIEKMNGVFKWTDKDCRSNFTVLCEGK